A DNA window from Mucilaginibacter xinganensis contains the following coding sequences:
- a CDS encoding cation diffusion facilitator family transporter has translation MREQKRIILTALIVGVVLMLAKFGAYFLTASNFVLTDAAESIVNVLASSFAFFSIYLAAQPRDENHPYGHGKVEYFSVFIEGSLIGIAAIIIIVKSVYGIFYPNAIHDLLTGATIIGATGVINGALGYYMIGKGKTLQSITIEADGRHLMADMVTSVGLVVGLLLIHFTNVLWLDSVLSILVALYILFSGYKLVRRSVSGLMDEADFGVVTEIVAVLNEKRKEEWIDIHNFRAQKYGNELHIDCHLTLPNYFDLNKVHDEVKSVDELINREVTKTELFIHVDPCLPECCHYCNVPNCPIRTEAKTEDITWTLDKIIRNKKHFE, from the coding sequence TTGAGAGAGCAAAAAAGGATTATACTAACGGCATTAATAGTAGGTGTAGTCTTGATGCTTGCAAAATTTGGAGCTTATTTTTTAACGGCATCCAACTTTGTACTTACTGATGCAGCCGAAAGTATTGTTAACGTACTTGCAAGTTCTTTTGCATTTTTTAGTATTTACCTTGCCGCGCAGCCACGGGACGAGAACCACCCATACGGGCATGGTAAAGTGGAATATTTTTCAGTTTTTATAGAAGGCTCTTTAATTGGCATCGCCGCAATTATCATTATTGTAAAGTCTGTTTATGGAATTTTTTATCCAAATGCCATCCATGACCTTTTAACAGGCGCTACCATAATAGGAGCAACGGGTGTTATTAATGGCGCGTTGGGTTACTACATGATAGGCAAGGGTAAAACATTGCAGTCAATCACCATTGAAGCTGACGGCAGGCACCTGATGGCGGATATGGTTACCAGTGTTGGTCTTGTAGTTGGCTTGTTGTTAATTCATTTTACCAACGTACTCTGGTTAGACAGCGTATTGTCTATATTAGTTGCGCTCTATATTTTGTTCAGCGGGTATAAACTGGTAAGGCGGTCGGTTTCCGGGCTGATGGATGAGGCTGACTTTGGTGTTGTAACTGAAATAGTAGCAGTATTAAATGAAAAAAGAAAAGAAGAATGGATCGATATTCATAACTTTCGTGCACAAAAATATGGCAATGAACTTCATATTGACTGCCATTTAACTTTACCAAACTACTTTGACCTTAATAAGGTTCATGACGAGGTAAAATCAGTAGATGAACTGATAAACAGGGAAGTAACAAAAACCGAACTGTTTATTCACGTTGACCCTTGCCTGCCCGAATGTTGCCATTATTGCAACGTGCCAAATTGCCCAATTAGGACCGAAGCGAAGACCGAGGACATAACCTGGACGCTGGACAAAATTATCCGCAACAAAAAACACTTTGAATAA
- a CDS encoding NUDIX domain-containing protein, whose protein sequence is MYPFNVRVYGILVNDAGEVLISDEQEYGMRFTKFPGGGLEFGEGLIDALKREFLEECNINVEVIDHFYTTDFFIKSAFNESQIISVYYHVKNSDPINFNIKTVAFDFDGEGDVLQAFRWVKLTNLNPEDFIFSTDKCVVELLIKDI, encoded by the coding sequence ATGTATCCATTTAACGTACGTGTTTATGGCATTTTAGTAAACGATGCCGGTGAAGTACTGATCAGCGACGAGCAGGAATATGGCATGCGCTTTACAAAGTTTCCGGGGGGCGGCCTTGAGTTTGGCGAAGGCTTGATTGATGCATTAAAACGCGAGTTTTTGGAAGAATGTAATATAAACGTTGAGGTAATTGATCATTTTTACACCACGGATTTTTTTATAAAATCGGCCTTTAATGAGTCACAAATAATAAGTGTTTATTATCACGTTAAGAATAGTGATCCTATTAATTTTAATATAAAAACAGTTGCATTTGACTTTGACGGGGAAGGGGATGTGCTGCAGGCATTTAGGTGGGTTAAACTGACGAACCTGAATCCGGAAGATTTTATTTTTTCAACAGATAAATGTGTTGTTGAACTTTTGATAAAAGATATATGA
- the bioA gene encoding adenosylmethionine--8-amino-7-oxononanoate transaminase yields MSLVDRDLKVIWHPYTQMKTALPPIPIVRGEGACLYDESGKKYIDAVSSWWVNIHGHAHPHIAKKVSEQLNKLEHVIFAGFTHEGAVALAERLLTLLPGNQQKAFYSDNGSTAIEVAIKMCLQYWHNKGEGRTKILAFKNAYHGDTFGAMAVSGRSAFTAAFDSLLFEVEFIDLPNKENIAELKSQISGLKSELACFIFEPLVQGAGGMLMYEAQYLDELMKHCRNEAVLMIDDEVFTGFGRTGKSFACYHVTEQPDIMCFSKGLTGGTMALGMTTCSQQIYDAFLSDDRLKTLFHGHSFTANPIACAAALASMDLFMEPATQSNINRISTSHKAFLDKIKHHPKVKTVRQTGTIVALEWETGNDTSYFSSLRDTLYQYFLNAGIILRPLGNIIYILPPYCITDTELSYIYSKIMQALEEI; encoded by the coding sequence ATGAGCTTGGTTGACAGGGATTTAAAAGTAATTTGGCATCCTTACACACAGATGAAAACTGCTTTGCCTCCGATACCTATTGTAAGAGGTGAAGGGGCGTGCCTTTATGATGAAAGCGGTAAGAAATACATAGATGCTGTATCCTCCTGGTGGGTTAATATCCACGGTCACGCGCATCCGCACATCGCAAAAAAGGTTTCTGAACAATTAAATAAGCTTGAACATGTGATATTTGCAGGCTTTACGCATGAGGGCGCCGTTGCATTAGCAGAACGCCTGCTCACTTTGTTACCCGGCAATCAGCAAAAAGCTTTCTATTCAGACAATGGCTCAACTGCTATTGAGGTGGCTATAAAAATGTGCCTGCAATACTGGCATAACAAGGGCGAAGGGCGCACAAAGATACTGGCCTTTAAAAATGCGTACCATGGCGATACCTTTGGTGCTATGGCCGTAAGCGGGCGCAGTGCTTTTACCGCTGCATTTGATTCATTATTGTTTGAGGTAGAATTTATTGATCTGCCAAACAAAGAAAATATAGCCGAGCTTAAATCTCAGATCTCAGGTCTTAAATCAGAACTTGCCTGCTTCATATTTGAACCTTTGGTACAGGGTGCTGGCGGAATGCTGATGTATGAAGCCCAATACCTGGATGAATTAATGAAGCATTGCCGCAATGAAGCTGTATTAATGATTGATGATGAGGTATTTACAGGGTTTGGCCGTACCGGGAAGTCATTTGCCTGCTATCATGTAACCGAACAGCCGGACATTATGTGTTTTTCAAAAGGGCTAACGGGAGGCACTATGGCTTTAGGTATGACTACCTGCAGCCAGCAAATCTACGACGCTTTTTTATCTGACGACCGGTTAAAGACGTTGTTTCACGGCCATTCCTTTACAGCTAACCCAATTGCGTGTGCAGCCGCATTAGCAAGCATGGATCTTTTTATGGAGCCTGCAACACAATCTAACATCAATCGAATATCGACATCCCACAAGGCATTTTTAGATAAGATCAAACATCACCCTAAAGTTAAAACGGTAAGACAAACCGGAACTATCGTGGCCCTGGAATGGGAAACGGGAAATGATACTTCCTATTTTAGTTCACTGAGGGATACTTTATACCAGTACTTTTTAAATGCCGGAATTATATTGCGCCCATTGGGAAACATCATTTATATTTTACCCCCGTATTGCATAACTGATACCGAGCTGAGTTACATTTATAGCAAAATTATGCAAGCGCTGGAGGAAATTTAA